DNA sequence from the Rubrivirga sp. SAORIC476 genome:
GCGTCGCGCGACTCGACGCTGGCCCGCCAGCGCGTCGCGGTGTCGCTGCGGTACGCGCTGGACCCGACGCTCGACCTGGTCGCGACGCTCGCGGGCGAAGCGGTTCGCCCGGGCACCTACGGCGCGACCCTGGTGGACGGGCGCCCGCGCGTGCGTCGGACCGACGACGTGCTGGTCGGCGTCGGGATCGCGTTCGCGCGGCTGGACCGACCCCGGACACCACGACGGGGGATCGCCCTCGATGTGCTCGCCGAGCAGGGGCGGCGCGGTGGCGACAGGCTTGGGACGGGACCCGGTAGCCGTCGTCGTCTGACCGTCCGCGGACGCATCTTCGTCCCGACGGTCGCCCAGCAGGGACTCGTCTTCGGCGCCGACGCGACGGTGACTCAGCAGCAGGCAGGGCTGGACGGGCTGATCGACGAGGGCGACCTCATCCGCCTCGGTGGTGCGGCGTCGTTTCGCGGATACGACGAGGATCAGTTTCTGGCCCGGTCCGCGCTCCGCGCCCTCGCCGAGTATCGGGTGCGGTTCGACGACGCGTCATACGTGTTCGCCTTCACCGACGCGGGTGGGTTTGACCGACCCGCAGGCCCCGGCGTGGGGGCCGAGCGCCGCACGCTCCTCGGGTATGGGGCAGGACTCCGCGTGACGACGGCCCTGGGGCTCGCGACGGTCACGTACGCCCTCAATCCCGACCTCGGGCCGACGCGCGGCAAGGTGCACGTCGGCCTCCAGGTCGGGCTGTGATCAGACGCTGTCGTTGAGTCCCGTGATGCCAGCCTTCTTCGCGCAGTGGTCGCAGCAGTAGACGGCCGCGCCTGCCTCCAGCCCGTGGCCCAGGACGCGGACGCCACAGTGGGCGCACGTCGGCGCGATGCGCTGAGCGGCGCACTCGACGGAGTCGAAGGTGAGCGTCTCGCCTGTGTGGAGGGTGACGGTGAAGGCGCGGTCGTAGTCGTTGCCGCAGGTGTCGCAGGTCGCCATGAGAGGGGGGAGAAGAGAAGGGGAGATCCGTACGAGGCGCCGGGGCGGAGGGTCCGCGCGGCTAGCTTTCGGCATGCCCGACGCCCCGGACCTCACCGCCCGCCTCCTCGCTGTCCAGCGCCTGCTCCGCGTCGAGGACGACGGCGCACACGTCGCCCGCCTCGCAGACGGCTCCCATCCGCCCGAGGTGTCTCGCCGCGCGGTCGACTTCGTGGCCGGGGTGACGCGGCAGAAGCGCTGGCTGGACTTCGTGCTGGCGGCGTTCGTCCGTGGCCGGCTCCAGGACCTCGACCCCGAGTTGCTTCAGGTGCTCCGGATCGGCGCGTACGACCTCCTGATCCGCGAGACGGCTCCCCATGCGGCCGTCAACGAGGCCGTCGAGACCGCCAAGGCCGTATTGCACAGGGGGGCAGGCAGCCTCACGAACGGCGTCCTCCGCGCCCTCGACCGCGCCCGCCGCGCCGGGACCCTCCCCCAGCCCGCCTCGGGCGACCTCGCCGACGACCTCGCCGTCCGGTTCTCTCACCCGACCTGGACCGTCCGCCGCTGGCTCGACGCGTGGGGAGAGGGTGCCACCCGTGCCTTTCTCGCGGCGAGCAACGCCCCGGCGACGTTCACCCTCCGCCTCACGGGCGGCGCCGACGCCCGCGCTGCCGTGACCGCTCGACTCGCCGACCTCGGCGTGACCGCCAGCCCCTCTCCCTGGGCCGACGACTTCGTCGAGGTGGACCGGCTCCAGCCCATTCTGCGCTCCGGGCTGTTGGACGAGGGGACGGTCGCGGTGCAGGATGTCGCGGCCGGGCTCGTGGTCCACGTCCTCGCCCCCCAGCCAGGCGAGCGGGTCCTCGATGCGGCCTCGGCTCCGGGGGGGAAGGCGGTCTACGCGGCGCTGCGAATGGGCGACGACGGGGAAGTGGCTGCCCTGGACGTGAGCGAGGCCAAGGTGGGGCTGATCGCTGGGGCTGCTCGCCGCCACGGACTCTCCAGCATCCGGCCGGTGAAGGCAGACCTGACCACGTGGGATGGGGACGGTGCATACGACCGCGTTCTCCTGGACGCGCCGTGTTCCGGC
Encoded proteins:
- the rsmB gene encoding 16S rRNA (cytosine(967)-C(5))-methyltransferase RsmB — protein: MPDAPDLTARLLAVQRLLRVEDDGAHVARLADGSHPPEVSRRAVDFVAGVTRQKRWLDFVLAAFVRGRLQDLDPELLQVLRIGAYDLLIRETAPHAAVNEAVETAKAVLHRGAGSLTNGVLRALDRARRAGTLPQPASGDLADDLAVRFSHPTWTVRRWLDAWGEGATRAFLAASNAPATFTLRLTGGADARAAVTARLADLGVTASPSPWADDFVEVDRLQPILRSGLLDEGTVAVQDVAAGLVVHVLAPQPGERVLDAASAPGGKAVYAALRMGDDGEVAALDVSEAKVGLIAGAARRHGLSSIRPVKADLTTWDGDGAYDRVLLDAPCSGTGVLGKRADLRWRRSPEALAELTDLQDRLLDAAAAHVRPGGVLVYSTCSVEAEENDDRVTAFLARHPGYSLDPVGTLVPAALVDGDVYRALPHVHGTDGAFAARLRRSDP